Within Thermus hydrothermalis, the genomic segment AGGAGGACGTTCCGAAAGTCCACGAGCCCCCGGAGGGCGTAAGGAAGGGCCCCCAGGAGGGCGATCCCTCCCACGATGAGGAGGCTTTCGGCGATGGCCTGCTTAGGGGGCTCCCCCAGGAGGTAGACCAGGACGGGCACCGTGAGGATGGAGCCCCCCGAGCCCAAAAGCCCCAAGGAAAGGCCGATGAGGAGGGCGCCGAGGAGGGCGAGGGTCATCGCTCTAAGGGAAGGCCGGAGGCGGCCCAGGCGTAGGTGCCCCCTTCCAGGTTGTAGACCTTTTCGCCGTCAAAGCCTTGCCCCACCAGGAAGTCCGCCGCCACCCCGGAGCGGTTCCCCGAGTTGCAGACGAGGAGGATGGGCCGGTTCTTGGGGAGTTCTGCGAGGCGTTCGGGCAGGGTGGAAAGGGGGATGTTGAGGGCCCCCGGCACGTGCCCTTCCCGGTACTCCCAGGCCTCCCGCACGTCCACCACGAGGGCGCTTCCCAGGAGGTCCTTGGCCTCGAGGGGCCCCACCTCCCGGTAGGGGGTGGCGGCGTAGCCCGCCTCCACGGGGGCGGTGTCCACGGGAAGCCCGGCGCGGTACCAGCGCACGATGCCTCCCTCGAGGTTGTAGACCTGGTATCCCTGGGCGGTAAGCCAGGCCGCCGCCTGCCAGGAGCGGTTGCCCGTGCGGCAGTAGAGGACCACGGGGCGGTCCTTGGGGATCTCCTGGAAGCGGGCCATGAACTCGGAGAGGGGAAGGAGGCGGGCCCCGGGGATCCTTGCCTGGGCGTACTCCTCCACCTCGCGCACGTCAAAGAAGGGCACGCCTTCCTCGTAAAGCCGTTTGGCCTCCTCGGGGGACAGGTCCTTCACTTGGGTTTCGTACACGGTCTACCTCCTTAGGCGGGAACCAGCTCTTCGCCCTTCA encodes:
- a CDS encoding rhodanese-like domain-containing protein, which codes for MYETQVKDLSPEEAKRLYEEGVPFFDVREVEEYAQARIPGARLLPLSEFMARFQEIPKDRPVVLYCRTGNRSWQAAAWLTAQGYQVYNLEGGIVRWYRAGLPVDTAPVEAGYAATPYREVGPLEAKDLLGSALVVDVREAWEYREGHVPGALNIPLSTLPERLAELPKNRPILLVCNSGNRSGVAADFLVGQGFDGEKVYNLEGGTYAWAASGLPLER